One region of Prosthecobacter dejongeii genomic DNA includes:
- a CDS encoding ABC transporter ATP-binding protein: MSEVTVPYAAQVRGLNKSFGDGASRIHVLKDVDMEVRQGDITMLIGPSGCGKTTLISILAGTLKPDAATQELTVLGQDLRQMSMGAITRFRAQNIGFIFQAFNLIPTLSLAENVSVPLLIRGVRAGAAEKKAREVLALVGLGDRAKSRPNQLSGGQQQRVAIARALVHEPRLIICDEPTAALDAKNGQLVMELFENVARSPERAVLIVTHDNRIFPHANRIASMDDGRIVEVHDIDASHPLPENLRHGFHQ, from the coding sequence ATGTCTGAAGTCACAGTTCCATATGCCGCCCAGGTGCGCGGATTGAACAAGTCCTTTGGTGATGGGGCCTCGCGCATCCATGTGCTTAAAGATGTGGATATGGAAGTGAGGCAGGGAGACATTACCATGCTCATCGGCCCCTCGGGTTGTGGTAAGACCACACTCATCAGCATTCTGGCTGGAACCTTAAAGCCCGATGCAGCCACTCAGGAACTCACGGTTTTAGGCCAGGATTTGCGCCAGATGAGCATGGGGGCGATCACTCGTTTCCGTGCCCAAAACATCGGCTTTATCTTCCAGGCCTTCAATCTCATCCCCACGCTCAGCCTGGCTGAAAATGTGAGCGTGCCTTTGCTGATCCGTGGCGTGCGAGCTGGAGCGGCAGAAAAAAAGGCCCGAGAGGTGCTGGCGCTGGTCGGCTTGGGAGACCGGGCCAAGAGCCGGCCTAACCAACTTTCAGGTGGTCAGCAGCAGCGTGTGGCCATCGCCCGCGCCCTGGTGCATGAGCCGCGCCTGATCATCTGCGATGAGCCGACGGCCGCGCTGGATGCGAAGAACGGGCAGCTCGTGATGGAGCTGTTTGAAAACGTGGCGCGCAGCCCGGAGCGTGCGGTCCTGATCGTCACCCATGATAACCGCATTTTCCCTCACGCGAACCGCATCGCCTCCATGGATGATGGGCGCATCGTGGAAGTGCACGACATTGATGCCAGCCACCCGCTGCCGGAAAATCTCCGGCATGGGTTTCACCAGTAA